The genomic DNA GGGATGGTGATGAAACTGTAGGCCGCACAAGCCTGGAGGAGAAACACAGGAACGACATGAGACTTAATCCATATCTGTGGAAAAATGTGTGATCATTTACTCAAGGTGTTACggtatatatttacatttcagtttctcaatggaaaaatacattttatatgttAATTTCATGCTTAAAGCTGGTAAACGGTGCCGTTTTTGAGACATTTAAAGCATAATTTTTCCTCACTGGTCCTTCATTTGCTACTGTAAAAATATTCATACCTTTAATGGTGGCGAACAACTTGGATTCCTGTTCCTtgcctcacacacatacagtagttcATGATCATGAATAAAATCTTATCAGGTAacagaaaaaaacctgaactggaATCTTATTCCCGGCCTCCCACACAGTCTTTGTCAAGTTTGAAGCCACTTTAATGTAGAAAATGTAAGTTAAAATGAGACCTATCATTTCCTATGGtaaaatattgataataaaattaaaattgttcTTCTATTTCTCTTCAGGTTCTCCcttttcctcacacagtccaaaaacatgcagattgggggattaggcaaactggacacaaactgtgtctatatgtgtccctgtgatggactggcgacctgtccagggtgtgaccccgcctttcgccctatgccATCCATGGACGTTGGATAATTTGACCGCAGTTCCCTGTGGGACTGTACGCTGCGCCGCTTGACTCACCCTGACAAATGACGCTGTTTTCCGTGAGTGACTCCCCCTCATCACCCTCCTGGTCTCCATCGCCAGCTGGTTCACCGTCTAGAAATGAAACAAGACAGGCATTGAGCATTGAGGTGATaaatatgatgtgtgtgtgtgtgtgtgagagacactgacGTGGATGAGCTGCACCAGGACTGGCTCCAGGTTACAGAACGTGGCTCTGGCCTCCACACAGAAACTCAACTGCTGCTCAAAGTCACGACCGAACGACACCTGGACGACACACGGCggcaccagagagagagagagagagagagagagaacaaactCAACAACGACGACAGGATTTGTTAAAAGGTCTGcttatgttttaaattatattcaCTCTGTTGTAAGTAACTCTTTCTCTGactcttttctattttattatttatccgtctctctatatatgtgtattattagtattgtgtGAACTTTACCTGGTAATAAAGTctgatggtgagactgcagaatgcaACAAACAGAGAACGGTGGCCTCTGCAGACCAAAAAGGATGTAATaatcttttttctctcctcctcttttgcTCTTTGGATCCGTTCTTTCTCTTTTGCATAATTAGCGTCCTCTTAAAGCTTTTCTGTCTTAGGGCAATCACCCCTTGACGTATAGGTagcatattcaatttctgctaatAACCTAAATGtggcacactggacctttacatgtaaaataacaccAGGACTCTCACCATGCGAATGAAGCCGATGATCAGCAGAGCCAAAGATCGTTTCTCGTCCTCCAGAGTGAGAGCgctgcgagagagagagagcagatttttataaaattttaaattaaagctgtagttaaAACCGTCAAAAgctgtgattttgttgttgttgttaatgttcttattttgcctctgttcggtcttcatgaacaaaaacgacgtaacattatttgtatgctgcttCCTTTATCTGTCTGAGGgagtgtttatgtgtatacaaCAGCAGCGCAGGGGCGGGCAGAGACAAGAATTGTTGAATTGCATCAAACTGTTGAACGACAAGAGTATTTTTGTCAGTATTAATCGACTAAATGAATTGTGAACTATTTCATAATCAGTTCCActggttttttttataatcaaaacaagcttaaatgtgaatattttggtttctttgttcgttaaaacaaagaaattttACTCAATTATATTATTTGAGTAAATAATCAACATTGAGAGAGGAGTGTGGAGCTGCTTTAATCAGCATTTTTGtgtaaactcatttgacaatggtttgaatgtaaggGACTTGTGTTTATATCACTAATAACAAGTTATATCATCACAAAAAATGATGTCATGACGCCTACTTGACAGAGTCGTGCATGGTCTTGCAGATGTGCAGCATAGCGTTGAGGATGACCGGGTCTCTGGTGAGATCCACCTGATGTCTGCACAAGACAAAGACACATGATCAAAACTCCataaataaatctaataaaTGGAATCAGGTCTCTTGGGATCTCTTACTTGATGAAGACCTCCATGATGGATCTGCACACCTCCACTCTCACGCTGTCCTTCTGGAACATGTCCAGAAACGGCAGGAAACGCTCCTGTGAAACAAAAAGGTAACAACCGTTGAGCTGTGGTGCACTAAAGTCTTGTTTTATTCGTTTTGACATAGCGAACACTCACCATGGAGAAGAGGACGGAGAAGTCGTGGAAATAGGTGAGGATCTTCCTGATGACAGACTGGAGCTACAAGCaggacacaagaaaacacagttACTACAGAGGAGGTGTTTACTTAGGTAAAGGTTAGTCTATAGACAAGTGAGATGCTAACCTGAGCATAGGCGTCTTCAAACGCCCGGTCCGGAGTCatgtgtttgatgatgtcagcGAGGACGGTGTTGACCTCACgtttctgaaaacaaagagaaaatgaagtgtggaaaaaaagtgacagatttGTGATGACACGCCCACTCTGCTCCGTTTCACTCACGGTAAAGTGTCGGCATGTGAACTCCACCCAGATTTCGGCACAGCTGATGTAATCGACCGGACTGCGAACTTTGGTGATGACCTTCCAGGCTTCGTTCAGAATCGTCAGCCTCTCCGACTCTGGCGGGTCGGCAGACGCCAGACTCTGACCCAGAGACCCGAACAACAGATGCTGGAGGGGAAAAATGAGGAGGATATTTAGAGGGCATGTCAAAGTAGATGTTGACAGTAGAATCGTAATCTTTAACTTCGGGGTTTGCGTCCTCTGACCTTTGGGAAACCGGCCTCGTCGCAGTCTTTGATCATCCCGATGAAGTCCGTAGCTCTGGCTGCGACAAACTCCGGCCTGAACGCCCTCATGACAGAGTTCAGCAGCAAAGCACTGtgggaaacaagaaaacataattGTTTTTCCAGGTAAAAGCtgaagatgaaatcaaattagtCACAGCTAAATTTAATCTTTCTCTCCTGAGGAAAATAAGGAGTTTTAGCTCTTGTAGCACCTCATCTTACACTTACAGGATATaaacccttcaaaataaaattaaaaaaaacactcacttgtTTCCCAGTTTCTTGCATCTCTCCATCATCTCTGTTAGCAGAGGCTGAAACAAAGGAACAACAGCAGTCGTTGGCTGTATATTCatcttttagtttgaaaagttCTGTTTATACTGTGCGTGACTGTGTTTTTTACCTCCGGCGCTCTGTAGGCGATGCACTGCAGGATCCAGCTGATGGCGGGCGAGTAGAGCGTCAGGTACTCGGGCACCTCCACCCTCTGCACCACCAGCTGGTTGCGGACGCTCTCGCCGCTGATCTGGCGAAACGTGGTGAGCAGGTCGAAGAAGTTGCGGTTCAGGCTGTCCTTCAGGTGCGGGGCTACCTCCATGCCAATCtggagaaacaaagagagaaagaagagtcCCCTCCTTTTTTCTCTGTAATCCAATTTTGAGGATGGTGTGGGGGGGTGAAGTTagagaaaaaacacaaggaCAGTCTCACCCTGCAGAGATACGCTCTGGTGTACGCAGCCACCAGAGGATCTCCAATCCCCCGGATCATCGCCGTCAACCGAGGGAGCGTCTCCTGGATGCCACTATGTAGACAGGAGGGACATAAGTTGGTCTTAAAAGTAAGTGGAATATTTACTGGGTTTATTGATACAAATGCACCTGGACATAGGGAGTCTGTTCAAGCCTTTAACCTGAACAATAACCCAAATTTGACAAGAATGTCCCAGTTTTGGGATCATAAAGTacatccattttatttatgaatgaaatTAAGTGTGAAAGGGAAAggtttattcttgtttttcacaggtTCCTCagtaagaggaagaggaaaaaagataaaataatagtgaacaaaaaagaaaataactaaGTAAATACATTAGAAATCCATTTTAGttcatataaatatgaataaaccTTCATATTatctaaacaaaataaaaaataaaatataaaatataaaatatgggTCTTTAGGATCCAAAATGCTTGTTGAACGGTTtctgtttatacagtatatgttttgtaaacattaataaaagcatttttttaaagaaactcaCTTTTTGTTGAGGAAGCGGTTGCACTTGAGGATGGCGGCCTCGACGTATCTGTTCACGGAGGTTAAAGACTATAAGACACGAGGTCAATGATCGAAGAGTTGAGTTTCATACATaatagatataaataaaacaaacatatgaATAATTAAAGCTTATTTTAAGACTACAAGCTGTAAAACAACAGCTTCGGTATTTCTTTGTACACAGacctgcaggaaaaacaaatataaaagcaTAAGTTCTTGGAAATGATGAACAAAAGTCATTTCACATGAACACAGGCTTGAGACCAGATGATTTTGGTCCATCAGAGCAGCGTTCATGCCGATGGTGGTGAAGGATACAGTCTGGGCAGAAGCTCCCTGATGGAGGCGATCTTGAAGAACCAGTTGAGACACGTCTCCTTGGCCGTGTCGTTCACGTCCTCTACTGTGAACGAGTCTGAGGAGGgaaaggacacacacataaaggatCAATGCAAGTGATCCTGTATGTCCTTCGCAATCACTGCACGGCAGAATGCGATACTCACCCGGCAAAGGCTGCGGATCCGAGCACATGGTCCAGATTCTATCATAAACCAGCTGACCTACAAACAAGCAACACGATACTCAACAgaagtgctttacaaaaaagaagaagaaggagctgaGCTGAGGGAGACGAGGCTCGACAACGCACCGAATGTGTCGAGGATGTCCGTGATGAGGACAAACTTGCTGGGGTAGAACTGGATCACAGAGGTGTCGGACAGAAGCTTGGAGCACTGGAACACACGTCGCAAATGGCAGTGAAGAGAAAATCAAATTCATGACGACACACAACAGAGTTTTCTTCAACTGCAGAGTTACCTGGATGACAATCTTCAGCGCTTTGACCTTCTGGTCCGAGGACCAGGCCTCCTTCAGGGACTGGTTCAGCTCCTCGATGCGGTTTGTGTAATCCTGCTGGGAGAGGTTCAGCATCTCTCTCTGAGAACCCTGAGcagataaaacataaaaattcaCTCTTAGTCTTGTATGGACTCACTCTGATGTTTATTTCAATGAAACTCTATTGTGTCAATGCATTTTGTAATCTATTCAAGGaataacaacaaagaaataatagaagatttgttttttttgataatgGGGTCGATAATCTACCTCCTCCAGATCATCAAGCTCCTCCAGGCGAGTTCGGACTTTCTCAGAAACACCTGAGGATCCTGGACTTTGAGCTTTTCCTACAAAGACAAtgggattatttttaaaaatatacattatatacatatatattatacgATATTTTGCAACATTATCATCTATTTGAAGTAGTGTTTCTGTCCCTTGGTTCATTCAAGTCTAACAGAACCTCTATTTTTGGCCTCCACCAGCCCCTGAGTGCAAACATCACACTCTTTAGCTGCTAAGATGCCGGGtcttttcacagaaaaacagcTGCCTGCAGCAGCTGATAAGATGTGAGAGTGACGCTTAAAGATGCTTAATATACAAAGCACTGAGAGACACCGCACTTTTTTCCTTTAGTAAATTCACAGATAGATACATTTTACGACATAGATAGCTTCAGTTTTAGGAGGTTATTATGCTGAATAGAAACATAATTCTTACCTTTATCAATGCCCATGAAAAGATTCTaggaagacaaagaaaatcGGATTAAACTCCACAGTACAGTATGGCTAAGATAAGTCCTTTATTCCTCCTGCAATGAGATATGTGTGcagagtcacagcagcaaagacagtaaagataaagggaataaataataaacatgcaataGCTTAGAGCAGACTCACAATGGAGAGTTTTTCAGTGGTGGTGAACCTGGTGAGGATCTCTCCTCTCTTTGAATACCAGGGCTCAAAGTCTGGTCCCActgcctcttcctccttctccctcctctttctccccaGATCCTAGAAGACAAACACCTCAGCTCTGAGTACATACCAAAAGTAAGCTTTTAATTGTGGTGAATAAAGCTTCTAATGGTGTTTGTCTAAATACCAGTCAGTGTATCTGTAGTATGAAGTTACATGGACTGACCCCTGCTGAGGCGCTGTGGGACACGGCTGGAGTCTCAGTGGCTGACGCTGCTGCAAACATGGACAGAGGGTCGGTGCCGTCCAGCATGGAGCTGAGGGGGTCTGGGggcactgaggaggaggaggaggaagaggaggaggtgctgcCTTTACGAGCCCCACGGCGGGTTTTTGTGTCGGTCACCTGCGATTGGAGGGCAGCACAAGTCAGTCACAAGTATTATTAGCACATTTAATACAAATTGTGCACAGTTATCGTCACTATCACTGCCTTTTGCTATTCAGAGCTTGAAATTTCACATTGTGTGTCCACCAATGAGGTTGCAGACTTTACAAGAGGGGAAGGAAACGTAAATCAAGACTGAATACAGTTTAGAATAACAAGAAAAGAATAACATGTGCAAAAACTAAATGAAGGACGTCTTGTTCTAAATTATTATTGGAAATCAACCATGGAGAAAGAAACTAAGGCACTCTGAAGTTAAATTATGAATTTATTTCTCAAgcagaaatgcaaataaacagACCAAAGGGTTTGGGAGCGTTTAAAAGCATCCAACCCTGATGGAAAGCAACACAgcattgtcttatttttttttatatccacaGTTGATTTGCAGTGTTAACATCAAACAGAACTTCTGAGactttgttgtgtattttttgtaggTTGTTTCATTCAATAAAGTTTACAAAAATGGCATGTTGTTGCTTCATAAGTATAGGATACCTCTTCCaatgcaacaaaaacaccagGTTATCATTTTCACATTATTCAGTTTAACTGTAAGGTCTGTGAAAATACAGACATTTGAAATTATGAGGGAAGaagctgctttttttgttacatgacATATTTTCAGAGATGCATGACAGTGCTGATGAGGCTGAACGACAGGAGGATGCTGGTACCATGATGGGTTTCAGGGGATGGTAGTCTCCAAACTCAACCGGTGCCATT from Solea solea chromosome 21, fSolSol10.1, whole genome shotgun sequence includes the following:
- the vps35l gene encoding VPS35 endosomal protein-sorting factor-like isoform X1; its protein translation is MAAVQWRSRGRNYDAELQRCRPEMAPVEFGDYHPLKPIMVTDTKTRRGARKGSTSSSSSSSSSVPPDPLSSMLDGTDPLSMFAAASATETPAVSHSASAGDLGRKRREKEEEAVGPDFEPWYSKRGEILTRFTTTEKLSINLFMGIDKGKAQSPGSSGVSEKVRTRLEELDDLEEGSQREMLNLSQQDYTNRIEELNQSLKEAWSSDQKVKALKIVIQCSKLLSDTSVIQFYPSKFVLITDILDTFGQLVYDRIWTMCSDPQPLPDSFTVEDVNDTAKETCLNWFFKIASIRELLPRLYVEAAILKCNRFLNKNGIQETLPRLTAMIRGIGDPLVAAYTRAYLCRIGMEVAPHLKDSLNRNFFDLLTTFRQISGESVRNQLVVQRVEVPEYLTLYSPAISWILQCIAYRAPEPLLTEMMERCKKLGNNALLLNSVMRAFRPEFVAARATDFIGMIKDCDEAGFPKHLLFGSLGQSLASADPPESERLTILNEAWKVITKVRSPVDYISCAEIWVEFTCRHFTKREVNTVLADIIKHMTPDRAFEDAYAQLQSVIRKILTYFHDFSVLFSMERFLPFLDMFQKDSVRVEVCRSIMEVFIKHQVDLTRDPVILNAMLHICKTMHDSVNALTLEDEKRSLALLIIGFIRMVSFGRDFEQQLSFCVEARATFCNLEPVLVQLIHTVNQLAMETRRVMRGSHSRKTASFVRACAAYSFITIPSLSSIFSRLSLYLLSGQVALANQCLSQADAFLKAAVSILPEVPRSISIEGKLRSSESFLLDFINNFLATLLVVPDHPEHGVLYLVRGLLNMVQDYTWEENSDAKVRIYISALPLLAAMSQETYLYSIPKVDSNETLYGGDPKFLSEINKLSETLIAQILDHLKALGREEQSTRRQGAVALSLFSTLLAHGDLRNNKLSQLTVNLWNLSHKHGHCETRISVRTLEHIKHQAQQPDMAHLSDTVQRLTLQTRT
- the vps35l gene encoding VPS35 endosomal protein-sorting factor-like isoform X2 — protein: MAAVQWRSRGRNYDAELQRCRPEMAPVEFGDYHPLKPIMVTDTKTRRGARKGSTSSSSSSSSSVPPDPLSSMLDGTDPLSMFAAASATETPAVSHSASAGDLGRKRREKEEEAVGPDFEPWYSKRGEILTRFTTTEKLSINLFMGIDKGKAQSPGSSGVSEKVRTRLEELDDLEEGSQREMLNLSQQDYTNRIEELNQSLKEAWSSDQKVKALKIVIQCSKLLSDTSVIQFYPSKFVLITDILDTFGQLVYDRIWTMCSDPQPLPDSFTVEDVNDTAKETCLNWFFKIASIRELLPRLYVEAAILKCNRFLNKNGIQETLPRLTAMIRGIGDPLVAAYTRAYLCRIGMEVAPHLKDSLNRNFFDLLTTFRQISGESVRNQLVVQRVEVPEYLTLYSPAISWILQCIAYRAPEPLLTEMMERCKKLGNNALLLNSVMRAFRPEFVAARATDFIGMIKDCDEAGFPKHLLFGSLGQSLASADPPESERLTILNEAWKVITKVRSPVDYISCAEIWVEFTCRHFTKREVNTVLADIIKHMTPDRAFEDAYAQLQSVIRKILTYFHDFSVLFSMERFLPFLDMFQKDSVRVEVCRSIMEVFIKHQVDLTRDPVILNAMLHICKTMHDSVNALTLEDEKRSLALLIIGFIRMVSFGRDFEQQLSFCVEARATFCNLEPVLVQLIHTVNQLAMETRRVMRGSHSRKTASFVRACAAYSFITIPSLSSIFSRLSLYLLSGQVALANQCLSQADAFLKAAVSILPEVPRSISIEGKLRSSESFLLDFINNFLATLLVVPDHPEHGVLYLVRGLLNMVQDYTWEENSDAKVRIYISALPLLAAMSQETYLYSIPKVDSNETLYGGDPKFLSEINKLSETLIAQILDHLKALGREESTRRQGAVALSLFSTLLAHGDLRNNKLSQLTVNLWNLSHKHGHCETRISVRTLEHIKHQAQQPDMAHLSDTVQRLTLQTRT